A portion of the Algisphaera agarilytica genome contains these proteins:
- the tsaE gene encoding tRNA (adenosine(37)-N6)-threonylcarbamoyltransferase complex ATPase subunit type 1 TsaE, which translates to MIELLSTNLDDTVALGRRLGELAQPGDVLALDGELGAGKTQLVRGLAQGMGLDPTHVSSPTFVFMHEYTPEDEHGHPIDDDPTRPVLVHIDAYRVTSASDLATLGYDDETRDTSVTAVEWAKLIAAAPGNPLGDDRLHLDIQHVGDDRRQIILVPHGRWVPRLSTFSMPADSNTPLP; encoded by the coding sequence GTGATCGAACTGCTCTCGACCAACCTCGACGACACCGTCGCCCTCGGCAGGCGCCTCGGCGAACTCGCCCAGCCCGGCGACGTCCTCGCACTTGATGGCGAACTCGGGGCCGGCAAAACCCAGCTCGTCCGCGGCCTCGCCCAGGGCATGGGCCTCGACCCCACTCACGTCAGCAGCCCGACCTTCGTCTTCATGCACGAATACACCCCCGAAGACGAGCACGGCCACCCCATCGACGACGACCCCACACGCCCCGTCCTGGTCCACATCGACGCCTACCGCGTCACCAGCGCCAGCGACCTCGCCACCCTAGGCTACGACGACGAGACGCGCGACACATCCGTCACCGCTGTCGAATGGGCGAAGCTGATCGCCGCCGCCCCCGGCAACCCGCTGGGTGATGACCGCCTGCACCTCGACATCCAACACGTCGGCGACGACCGCCGCCAGATCATCCTCGTCCCCCACGGCCGATGGGTGCCGCGACTATCGACATTCTCGATGCCCGCTGATTCAAACACCCCTTTGCCATAG
- a CDS encoding DNA gyrase inhibitor YacG: MTDRNLSPKTSPCPTCKTPVTENAKTFPFCSARCQTIDLGRWFGKSYKVSRPIEQSDIEEGD, encoded by the coding sequence ATGACCGACCGCAATCTCTCCCCAAAAACCTCGCCCTGCCCCACGTGCAAAACCCCGGTCACCGAAAACGCCAAAACCTTCCCCTTCTGCAGCGCCCGCTGCCAAACCATCGACCTGGGCCGCTGGTTCGGCAAGTCCTACAAAGTCAGCCGCCCGATCGAGCAGTCGGATATCGAAGAAGGCGACTAA
- a CDS encoding ThuA domain-containing protein: MSDSTKKQALIVFGGWDGHTPQASAEVFAPLLDEAGYDVHMKDTLDAYADAELMSDLDLIVPIWTMDKISNEQWAGLNNAVQSGTGLAGFHGGMIDAFRENTEYQWMTGAQWVAHPGNLMERYTVYIEDDSHPITSGIGDFELKNTEQYYCHHDPGNNVLATTVFDQAQGDPSLYTQNAVLPYAWTKTWGRGRVFGAAWGHTDKDFDVPEAKEIVRRGMLWASR, translated from the coding sequence ATGAGCGACTCCACCAAGAAGCAGGCCCTGATCGTCTTCGGCGGTTGGGACGGACACACCCCCCAAGCCTCGGCCGAGGTCTTCGCGCCCCTGCTCGACGAAGCGGGCTACGACGTGCACATGAAGGACACGCTCGACGCCTACGCCGACGCCGAGCTCATGAGCGACCTCGACCTGATCGTGCCCATCTGGACGATGGACAAGATCAGCAACGAGCAGTGGGCCGGCCTCAACAACGCGGTGCAGTCCGGAACCGGACTCGCGGGCTTCCACGGCGGCATGATCGACGCCTTCCGCGAGAACACCGAGTACCAGTGGATGACCGGGGCCCAGTGGGTCGCCCACCCCGGCAACCTCATGGAACGCTACACCGTCTACATCGAAGACGATTCGCACCCCATCACCTCGGGCATAGGCGACTTCGAACTCAAGAACACCGAGCAGTACTACTGCCACCACGACCCGGGCAACAACGTCCTGGCCACCACCGTGTTCGACCAGGCTCAGGGTGATCCCTCGCTTTACACGCAGAACGCCGTGCTGCCCTACGCCTGGACCAAGACCTGGGGCCGGGGCCGCGTCTTCGGTGCCGCCTGGGGCCACACCGACAAGGACTTCGATGTCCCCGAGGCCAAGGAAATCGTCCGCCGCGGGATGCTTTGGGCCAGCCGCTGA
- a CDS encoding DinB family protein, whose product MQFQTDYPGAVAAFKGEACFTLDYSRDRLLHCLKQLDAEQIWQRPHPAMNAVGNIVLHVSGNLRQWITVGCDPMESMPDDRDRPAEFAAARDNPVASTPTELADHLRVAVDDAKDIIESLNKDNLLEPRNIQGFDVTGMGAVWHSVSHLEGHAQETIFATRLLLGDAYRFKDQY is encoded by the coding sequence ATGCAATTCCAAACCGACTACCCCGGTGCCGTTGCCGCCTTCAAGGGCGAGGCCTGTTTCACCCTTGACTACTCTCGTGACCGCCTGCTGCACTGTCTCAAGCAGCTCGACGCCGAACAAATCTGGCAGCGCCCCCACCCCGCCATGAACGCCGTCGGCAACATCGTCCTGCACGTTTCTGGCAACCTCCGCCAATGGATCACCGTCGGCTGCGACCCGATGGAATCCATGCCCGACGATCGCGACCGCCCCGCCGAGTTCGCCGCCGCCCGCGACAACCCTGTGGCGAGTACGCCCACCGAACTCGCCGACCATCTCCGCGTTGCGGTCGATGACGCCAAAGACATCATCGAATCCCTCAACAAAGACAACCTGCTCGAACCCCGCAACATCCAGGGCTTCGACGTCACCGGCATGGGCGCGGTCTGGCACAGCGTCAGCCACCTGGAAGGCCACGCCCAGGAAACCATCTTCGCCACCCGCCTCCTGCTCGGCGACGCCTATCGGTTCAAAGACCAGTATTGA
- the recA gene encoding recombinase RecA, giving the protein MAKSKSSRSADSAPVTDANREKALSQAVTQIERSFGKGSIMRLDDDPSNLPEGISTGSISLDLALGGRGIPRGRIVEVYGPESSGKTTLTLHTIAEVQKTGGVAAFIDAEHALDPSWARRLGVNLEELLVSQPDTGEQGLEICELLVQSNAVDLIVVDSVAALIPRAEIEGEMGDSHVGLQARLMSQAMRKLTGAIARSKTTVIFINQIREKIGVMFGNPETTPGGRALKFYSSVRIDIRRTASIKDGDKAVGNRTRARVVKNKIAPPFRQAEFDIMFNEGISASGDLLDMAVEEEVVQKSGAWFSFGEVRLGQGRENSKTFIRENKDLFDEIKKLVLEKKGVIPVGETPPDEEPLDAPEDI; this is encoded by the coding sequence ATGGCCAAGTCCAAATCTTCTCGATCCGCCGATTCCGCCCCCGTCACCGACGCCAACCGCGAAAAAGCCCTCTCCCAGGCCGTCACGCAGATCGAGCGTTCCTTCGGCAAGGGCTCGATCATGCGGCTGGACGACGACCCCTCCAACCTCCCCGAGGGCATCTCCACCGGCTCGATCTCCCTCGACCTCGCCCTGGGCGGCCGGGGCATCCCCCGCGGCCGTATCGTCGAGGTCTACGGCCCAGAATCGTCGGGTAAAACCACCCTCACCCTCCACACCATCGCCGAGGTCCAGAAGACCGGCGGCGTCGCCGCCTTCATCGACGCCGAGCACGCCCTCGACCCCTCCTGGGCCCGCCGCCTGGGCGTCAACCTCGAAGAACTGCTCGTTTCCCAGCCCGACACCGGCGAGCAGGGCCTGGAGATCTGCGAGCTGCTGGTCCAGTCCAACGCGGTCGACCTGATCGTGGTCGACTCGGTCGCGGCGTTGATTCCCCGGGCCGAGATCGAAGGCGAGATGGGCGACAGCCACGTCGGCCTCCAGGCCCGCCTCATGTCGCAGGCCATGCGGAAGCTCACCGGTGCCATCGCCCGCTCCAAGACCACCGTCATCTTCATCAACCAGATCCGCGAGAAGATCGGCGTGATGTTCGGCAACCCCGAAACCACCCCAGGCGGACGCGCCTTGAAGTTCTACTCCTCGGTCCGCATCGACATCCGCCGCACCGCCTCGATCAAAGACGGCGACAAGGCCGTGGGCAACCGCACCCGCGCCCGTGTCGTGAAGAACAAGATCGCCCCGCCGTTCCGCCAGGCCGAGTTCGACATCATGTTCAACGAAGGCATCTCCGCCTCCGGCGACCTGCTCGACATGGCCGTCGAAGAAGAAGTCGTCCAGAAGTCCGGCGCCTGGTTCAGCTTCGGCGAAGTCCGTCTCGGCCAGGGCCGCGAAAACAGCAAGACCTTCATCCGCGAAAACAAAGACCTCTTCGACGAGATCAAAAAACTGGTCCTCGAAAAGAAAGGCGTCATCCCCGTCGGCGAAACCCCACCCGACGAAGAACCCCTCGACGCTCCCGAGGACATCTAA
- the glgP gene encoding alpha-glucan family phosphorylase: MLSPEHARIRSFEVVPALPDALAPLIDIANNIWWSWQPQAVDLFKRLDSELWESTGHNPVKLLGTVQQTKLDAAVNDPEFLHAINTVKQDLERDNARTPWHIQSGHELPEGSTVAYFCAEFGMAECFNIYSGGLGCLAGDHLKSASELGIPLIALGLLYRHGYFQQYLSADGWQQETTPDLDFANLPVEQVKTADGQQVTVHVDLPGRSVAVGLWKSTVGRIPLYLLDTNLEANRPDDRAITGQLYGGDMETRIKQEIVLGIGGVRALEAIGIRPDVCHMNEGHSAFLALERIRRLIEDHDLTFDEARAQAAASHVFTTHTPVPAGIDRFPSDMVKTYLQSFAPSLRLDMEGVLALGRDDVSNKNEPFSMATLAIRTSDACNGVSKLHGVVSRDMWQAVWPHVPHEEVPITHVTNGVHARTWLCDELLGLLNTQLGDHWRDHPADHGIWDAIHRVSDEDLWKMHQNQRRSLMAWVRTTLTRQLADRGVSLPKIKECVDGLSDDALTIGFARRFATYKRGNLILRDAERLKRILMHADRPVQILIAGKAHPADGGGKDLIRQLVHFGLESEAGHKVVFIENYDMHVARHLVQGCDIWLNTPKRGMEASGTSGMKAAINGVLNCSILDGWWDEAFESEVGWAIGRRENYPSQDIADDIESNSLYELLEHQIGPLFYERDEQGLPREWIARMKQCIAKLAPFFNTNRMVQQYAEELYFPALVRAHTLKQDDLSPARDLAHQTTRLRHAWSKLAVTDVSAETDSPLGVSEPRPLSVEVDLAGLSPEEVRVQVYIGELDNDGRVAQGHATNLGHHESLGDGKHRYTGQLTAQGSGRHGFAIRILPGGELFEPLTIPGLIHWETYAPKPKAEPAKAVAAAK, encoded by the coding sequence ATGCTCAGCCCGGAACACGCCCGCATCCGCTCGTTCGAAGTCGTCCCCGCGCTCCCCGACGCGCTGGCCCCCCTGATCGACATCGCCAACAACATCTGGTGGTCGTGGCAGCCCCAGGCGGTCGACCTGTTCAAGCGCCTCGACTCCGAGCTCTGGGAGTCCACCGGGCACAACCCCGTCAAGCTGCTGGGCACGGTGCAGCAGACCAAGCTCGACGCCGCGGTGAACGACCCGGAATTCCTCCACGCGATCAACACGGTCAAGCAGGACCTCGAACGCGACAACGCCCGCACCCCCTGGCACATCCAATCCGGCCATGAGCTGCCCGAGGGCTCGACCGTCGCCTACTTCTGTGCCGAGTTCGGCATGGCCGAGTGCTTCAACATCTACTCCGGCGGCCTGGGCTGCCTCGCGGGGGACCACCTCAAGTCCGCCAGCGAACTGGGCATCCCGCTCATTGCCCTGGGCCTGCTCTACCGCCACGGCTACTTCCAGCAGTACCTCTCGGCCGACGGCTGGCAGCAGGAAACCACACCCGACCTCGACTTCGCCAACCTCCCCGTGGAACAAGTCAAGACCGCCGACGGCCAGCAGGTCACCGTCCACGTCGACCTGCCCGGGCGCTCGGTCGCCGTGGGCCTGTGGAAGTCGACCGTCGGCCGCATCCCGCTGTACCTGCTCGACACCAACCTCGAAGCCAACCGCCCCGACGACCGAGCCATCACCGGCCAGCTTTACGGCGGCGACATGGAGACCCGCATCAAGCAGGAGATCGTCCTGGGCATCGGCGGCGTCCGCGCCCTCGAAGCGATCGGGATCCGCCCGGACGTTTGCCACATGAACGAAGGCCACTCCGCCTTCCTCGCCCTCGAGCGCATCCGCCGGCTGATCGAAGACCACGACCTGACCTTCGACGAAGCCCGCGCTCAGGCCGCCGCGTCCCACGTCTTCACGACCCACACGCCCGTGCCCGCCGGCATCGACCGCTTCCCCTCGGACATGGTCAAGACCTACCTCCAGTCGTTCGCGCCGTCGCTGCGGCTCGACATGGAAGGCGTCCTCGCGCTGGGCCGTGACGATGTGTCGAACAAGAACGAGCCGTTCTCCATGGCCACCCTGGCGATCCGCACGTCCGACGCCTGCAACGGCGTGTCGAAGCTCCACGGCGTGGTCTCCCGCGACATGTGGCAGGCCGTCTGGCCCCACGTCCCCCACGAAGAAGTGCCGATCACCCACGTGACCAACGGCGTCCACGCCCGCACCTGGCTCTGCGATGAACTCCTGGGCCTGCTCAACACGCAGCTCGGCGACCACTGGCGCGACCACCCCGCCGACCACGGCATCTGGGACGCCATCCACCGCGTGTCCGACGAAGACCTCTGGAAGATGCACCAGAACCAACGCCGGTCGCTCATGGCCTGGGTCCGCACCACGCTGACCCGGCAGCTCGCCGACCGTGGCGTGTCGCTGCCCAAGATCAAAGAGTGCGTCGACGGCCTGTCCGACGACGCGCTGACCATCGGCTTCGCCCGCCGCTTCGCCACGTACAAGCGCGGCAACCTGATCCTGCGCGACGCCGAGCGTCTGAAGCGCATCCTCATGCACGCCGACCGCCCGGTGCAGATCCTCATCGCCGGCAAGGCCCACCCCGCCGACGGCGGCGGCAAAGACCTGATCCGTCAGCTCGTGCACTTCGGCCTCGAGTCCGAAGCCGGGCACAAGGTCGTCTTCATCGAGAACTACGACATGCACGTCGCCCGCCACCTCGTGCAGGGCTGCGACATCTGGCTCAACACGCCCAAGCGCGGCATGGAAGCGTCCGGCACGTCCGGCATGAAGGCCGCCATCAACGGCGTACTCAACTGCTCCATCCTCGACGGCTGGTGGGACGAGGCCTTCGAATCCGAGGTCGGCTGGGCCATCGGCCGACGCGAGAACTACCCCAGCCAGGACATCGCCGACGACATCGAGTCCAACTCGCTCTACGAATTGCTCGAGCACCAGATCGGCCCGCTGTTCTACGAGCGCGACGAGCAAGGCCTGCCCCGCGAGTGGATCGCACGCATGAAGCAGTGCATCGCCAAGCTCGCCCCGTTCTTCAACACCAACCGCATGGTCCAGCAGTACGCCGAGGAGCTCTACTTCCCCGCGCTGGTCCGGGCCCACACGCTCAAGCAGGACGACCTGTCCCCCGCCCGCGACCTGGCCCACCAGACCACCCGTCTGCGGCACGCCTGGAGCAAGCTGGCCGTCACCGACGTGTCCGCCGAGACCGACTCGCCGCTGGGCGTCAGCGAGCCCCGGCCGCTCTCGGTCGAGGTCGACCTCGCGGGCCTGTCCCCCGAAGAAGTCCGCGTCCAGGTCTACATCGGCGAGCTCGACAACGACGGCCGTGTCGCCCAGGGCCACGCCACCAACCTCGGCCACCACGAATCGCTCGGCGACGGCAAGCACCGCTACACCGGCCAACTCACCGCCCAGGGCAGCGGCCGCCACGGCTTCGCCATCCGCATCCTCCCCGGCGGCGAACTGTTCGAGCCGCTGACCATCCCCGGCCTGATCCACTGGGAAACCTACGCCCCCAAGCCCAAGGCCGAACCCGCCAAGGCTGTGGCCGCGGCGAAGTAA
- a CDS encoding thiamine-phosphate kinase codes for MRENDLLQHVYAGNTALPDAVTIPPGDDMGAITFGDRSLLVAVDQVADGVHFDLANTPLAKVGRKAITRNLSDIAAMAAKPTAAVVAACLPRDFGEANATALFNAMRDTAQTYSCPLIGGDTAIWDGKLLLSVTVFAEPWRDAEDQPIAPVERTGAQPGDAIYVTGELGHSFPTGHHLDFEPRIELARELVLASGGATRPTAMIDLSDGIAQDLPRLVEHAELQMRILPLRQGESVDGREPWQHALGDGEDYELLFTAPADAVIPHAFGHDEDESKHVLITRIGTVTDAGGIVVVTPEGESLALDQADAKGWEHTA; via the coding sequence ATGCGAGAAAACGATCTCCTCCAACACGTCTACGCCGGGAACACGGCGTTGCCCGATGCGGTGACAATCCCGCCGGGGGACGACATGGGGGCGATCACCTTCGGCGACCGCTCGCTGCTGGTCGCGGTGGATCAGGTCGCCGACGGCGTGCACTTCGACCTCGCCAACACGCCCTTGGCCAAGGTCGGCCGGAAGGCCATCACCCGTAACCTCTCGGACATCGCCGCGATGGCGGCCAAGCCCACCGCCGCCGTGGTCGCGGCCTGCCTGCCGCGTGACTTCGGCGAGGCCAACGCCACCGCCCTGTTCAACGCCATGCGCGACACCGCCCAGACCTACAGCTGCCCGCTCATCGGCGGCGACACCGCGATCTGGGACGGCAAGCTGCTGCTCAGCGTCACCGTCTTCGCCGAGCCTTGGCGCGATGCGGAAGATCAGCCCATCGCCCCCGTCGAACGCACGGGTGCCCAACCGGGCGACGCGATCTACGTCACCGGCGAGCTCGGCCACTCCTTCCCCACCGGCCACCACCTCGACTTCGAACCCCGCATCGAGCTTGCCCGCGAACTCGTACTCGCTTCCGGGGGCGCGACCCGCCCCACCGCGATGATCGATCTGTCTGATGGCATCGCCCAGGACCTGCCCCGCCTCGTCGAACACGCCGAGCTGCAGATGCGCATCCTGCCGCTGCGTCAGGGAGAATCCGTCGACGGCCGTGAGCCCTGGCAACACGCTCTCGGCGACGGCGAAGACTACGAACTGCTCTTCACCGCCCCCGCCGACGCCGTCATCCCCCACGCCTTCGGCCACGACGAAGACGAATCGAAACACGTCCTCATCACCCGCATCGGCACCGTCACCGACGCCGGCGGTATCGTCGTCGTCACCCCCGAAGGCGAATCGCTCGCGCTCGATCAAGCCGACGCGAAAGGCTGGGAGCACACCGCGTGA
- a CDS encoding Fur family transcriptional regulator, whose product MSETPAPNAAASPAVPADDLLITPICAIFRRFLKRQGLKFTTERAQTLDVVLGKERVFEADELLDEMKSAGHRVSRATVYRTLKHLLEAGIIREVLIDSNKAHYELSFGKAPKGHLVCVETQRIVEFPTAELDALMQRICEENGFDPVSHRFVVYGVSPEAQKAEQAEQADSDS is encoded by the coding sequence GTGAGTGAGACCCCCGCCCCCAACGCCGCCGCTTCGCCCGCCGTGCCCGCGGATGACCTGCTGATCACGCCGATCTGCGCGATCTTCCGCCGGTTCCTCAAACGCCAGGGCCTGAAGTTCACCACCGAACGCGCCCAGACGCTCGACGTCGTGCTGGGCAAAGAACGTGTCTTCGAGGCGGACGAGCTGCTCGACGAGATGAAGTCGGCCGGCCACCGCGTGAGCCGGGCCACGGTCTACCGCACGCTCAAGCACCTGCTCGAAGCGGGCATCATCCGAGAGGTGCTGATCGACTCGAACAAGGCCCACTACGAGCTGTCGTTCGGCAAAGCACCCAAGGGGCACCTCGTGTGCGTCGAGACGCAGCGCATCGTCGAGTTCCCCACGGCCGAGCTGGATGCGCTCATGCAACGCATCTGTGAAGAGAATGGGTTCGATCCCGTGAGCCACCGGTTTGTGGTGTATGGGGTGTCGCCGGAGGCGCAGAAGGCGGAGCAGGCTGAGCAAGCCGATTCAGACAGCTAA
- a CDS encoding Glu/Leu/Phe/Val family dehydrogenase has translation MPNSPARILADLGFRYDPANVYQQVITQVLEAGHRLNLPRHLQLIMAEPKSEVMVHFPVEMDDGSFKLFKGYRVQHNNILGPYKGGIRYHHGVSLDHVKALSVLMTMKCSLAGLPLGGGKGGVQVNPRELSQDELMRLTRRFTAALGDNIGPNHDIPAPDVGTNAQVMAWMADTYINFNNATHHGSGAAVVTGKPVAFGGSVGREKATGQGVVYVIEDLLPEMISKPLADTTYSVVGYGNVGSWTGKLMAAHGSKLLAVMDHTGAIAPNDVAEGLDAIALADYVTETGGVANFPGSKPISEEAFYTTKVDLFVPAALEQMIGTKEAQMLNCRVIAEAANAPTTPEGEKVLAERGIDVLPAILCNCGGVVVSYFEWMQNRQSEIWELDRVDAELRKHMRSAAAKVLAARTELDCDMRTAAFAAALKHVAEVYRLRGIFP, from the coding sequence ATGCCCAACTCCCCCGCCCGCATCCTCGCCGACCTCGGCTTCCGCTACGACCCCGCCAACGTATACCAGCAGGTCATCACCCAGGTGCTCGAGGCCGGCCACCGGCTCAACCTGCCGCGCCACCTTCAGCTCATCATGGCCGAGCCCAAGTCCGAGGTGATGGTGCACTTCCCCGTGGAGATGGACGACGGCAGCTTCAAACTTTTCAAGGGCTACCGCGTCCAGCACAACAACATCCTCGGCCCGTACAAAGGCGGCATCCGCTACCACCACGGCGTCAGCCTCGACCACGTCAAAGCGTTGTCGGTGCTGATGACCATGAAGTGCTCGCTCGCCGGGCTGCCGCTGGGCGGCGGCAAGGGCGGCGTGCAGGTCAACCCGCGTGAACTCTCGCAAGACGAACTCATGCGGCTGACCCGCCGGTTCACTGCGGCGCTGGGCGACAACATCGGGCCCAACCACGACATCCCCGCCCCCGACGTCGGCACCAACGCCCAGGTCATGGCATGGATGGCCGACACCTACATCAACTTCAACAACGCCACCCACCACGGCAGCGGCGCCGCCGTCGTCACCGGCAAGCCCGTCGCCTTCGGCGGATCGGTCGGCCGCGAAAAAGCCACCGGCCAGGGCGTCGTCTACGTCATCGAAGACCTCCTGCCCGAGATGATCAGCAAGCCGCTGGCCGACACGACCTACTCCGTCGTCGGCTACGGCAACGTGGGCTCGTGGACCGGCAAACTCATGGCCGCCCACGGCAGCAAACTCCTCGCCGTGATGGACCACACCGGCGCGATCGCCCCGAACGATGTCGCGGAGGGCCTGGACGCCATTGCGCTTGCCGACTACGTCACCGAGACGGGCGGCGTCGCGAACTTCCCCGGCTCCAAGCCGATCAGCGAAGAAGCGTTCTACACCACCAAGGTCGACTTGTTTGTCCCCGCTGCCCTCGAGCAGATGATCGGGACCAAAGAGGCGCAGATGCTCAACTGCCGCGTCATCGCCGAGGCCGCCAACGCCCCGACCACGCCCGAAGGTGAGAAGGTCCTGGCCGAGCGCGGCATCGACGTCTTGCCCGCGATCCTGTGCAACTGCGGCGGCGTAGTCGTGAGCTACTTCGAGTGGATGCAGAACCGCCAGAGCGAGATCTGGGAGCTCGATCGGGTGGACGCCGAACTACGCAAACACATGCGCAGCGCCGCCGCCAAAGTCCTCGCCGCCCGCACCGAACTCGATTGCGACATGCGCACCGCCGCCTTCGCCGCCGCCCTCAAGCACGTGGCCGAGGTGTATCGCTTGCGGGGTATTTTTCCCTAA
- a CDS encoding homoserine dehydrogenase: MSQQPLSVAMIGYGTVGRGVAQLLHEQAELYTQRTGRAITLAKVLVRDTAKALAAGGIDESLLTNDADEFFATDAEVVIEVAGGIDPVGGFVRRALEAGKHVITANKSLLAKDGPALFALARQHNVSIAFEASIGGGIPCVTALTAGLMANEISGLFGILNGTCNYILTQMTQHGESYADALQGAKEKGYAEADETLDVSGADAAQKLAVLASLAYGVNIGEDDVPCHGIDTLDLDDVRFGDELGFDIKLIASAERWPGQPYIALNTAPCFIPKAEQLAQVHGSFNALSVVGHAVGHTMFYGRGAGQGPTASAIVSDLLNVACGAYPLAFANLQLTPDLHDPAPLVEPGDLESRWYLRVNALDVPGVMARLTDALGSRGISLSSLLQHDALDGQDTVPVVIATHEARRGDLQAAADVIENLPEVHGKPVIYRILDLPS, encoded by the coding sequence ATGTCGCAGCAACCCCTCTCCGTCGCCATGATCGGCTACGGCACCGTCGGCCGCGGCGTGGCCCAACTGCTGCACGAACAGGCCGAGCTCTACACCCAACGCACCGGCCGGGCGATCACCCTCGCCAAAGTCCTGGTCCGCGACACCGCCAAGGCCCTCGCCGCGGGCGGCATCGATGAATCGCTGCTCACCAACGATGCCGACGAATTCTTCGCCACCGACGCCGAGGTCGTCATCGAAGTCGCCGGCGGGATCGACCCGGTGGGTGGTTTCGTCCGCCGGGCACTCGAGGCCGGCAAGCACGTCATCACCGCCAACAAATCGCTGCTGGCCAAAGACGGCCCCGCCCTCTTCGCCCTCGCCCGGCAGCACAACGTGTCGATCGCCTTCGAAGCGTCCATCGGCGGCGGCATCCCCTGCGTCACCGCCCTCACCGCTGGGCTCATGGCCAACGAGATCTCCGGCCTCTTCGGCATCCTCAACGGCACCTGCAACTACATCCTCACCCAGATGACCCAGCACGGCGAGTCCTATGCCGACGCCCTCCAAGGCGCTAAAGAAAAAGGTTACGCCGAGGCCGACGAAACCCTCGACGTGTCCGGCGCCGACGCCGCCCAAAAACTCGCCGTACTCGCCTCGCTCGCCTACGGCGTGAACATCGGCGAAGACGACGTGCCCTGCCACGGCATCGACACCCTCGACCTCGACGATGTCCGCTTCGGCGACGAGCTGGGCTTCGACATCAAGCTCATCGCCTCGGCCGAGCGTTGGCCCGGCCAGCCCTACATCGCGCTCAACACCGCCCCGTGCTTCATCCCCAAGGCCGAGCAACTTGCCCAGGTGCACGGCTCGTTCAACGCGTTGTCCGTCGTCGGCCACGCCGTGGGCCACACCATGTTCTACGGCCGCGGCGCCGGCCAAGGCCCGACCGCCTCGGCCATCGTCAGCGACCTGCTCAACGTCGCCTGCGGCGCCTACCCGCTCGCCTTCGCCAACCTCCAGCTCACCCCCGACCTGCACGACCCCGCCCCGCTCGTCGAGCCCGGCGACCTCGAGAGCCGCTGGTACCTCCGCGTCAACGCCCTGGACGTCCCCGGCGTCATGGCCAGGCTCACCGACGCCCTCGGCTCCCGCGGCATCAGCCTCTCCTCGCTGCTCCAGCACGACGCCCTCGACGGCCAAGACACCGTCCCCGTCGTCATCGCCACCCACGAAGCCCGCCGCGGCGACCTCCAAGCCGCCGCCGACGTGATCGAGAACCTCCCGGAAGTGCACGGTAAACCTGTGATCTACCGGATTCTCGATCTGCCGAGCTGA
- a CDS encoding REP-associated tyrosine transposase: protein MPNYRRLWIPGVTYFVTIMTHQRRAIFSNDSSVQLWREAIRQSQQVFPFDVLAGVVLPNHVHLLISLPACEGDLSKRVGLCKAKFSSMLKAGCSTSSASRQRHRETDVWQRRFYDRMIRDEDELSGRLDYIHFNPVKHGYCERPIDWPYSSFAKFVKDGHYPPSWMPSPGSFDDFEDQSGEA from the coding sequence ATGCCGAATTATCGACGTCTATGGATTCCGGGCGTTACGTATTTTGTCACGATTATGACGCACCAGCGGCGTGCCATCTTCTCCAATGACTCGTCCGTCCAACTTTGGCGAGAGGCGATTCGGCAATCACAACAGGTTTTCCCTTTTGACGTTCTTGCGGGGGTGGTCTTGCCCAACCATGTTCACCTGTTAATTAGCTTGCCGGCATGTGAAGGTGATTTGTCAAAGCGAGTAGGGCTTTGCAAGGCAAAATTCAGCAGTATGCTCAAAGCTGGATGTTCGACATCCTCTGCCTCACGCCAACGACATCGTGAAACTGACGTCTGGCAGCGCCGGTTCTACGACCGGATGATTCGTGATGAAGACGAACTTTCGGGTCGTTTGGATTACATCCATTTCAATCCGGTGAAGCATGGATATTGTGAGCGACCGATTGATTGGCCGTATTCGAGTTTCGCCAAGTTTGTAAAGGACGGGCATTACCCGCCTTCATGGATGCCGTCGCCGGGTTCGTTTGATGATTTCGAAGACCAGAGTGGTGAGGCGTAG